From the Halorhabdus utahensis DSM 12940 genome, one window contains:
- a CDS encoding HPP family protein, with protein sequence MSGRAGSAYRGLRRRLRQQAGAFRRWVEHTRNLVHLSVLFAIPLLMGVVTYLSNSLAVLPYLLFPPLASGSYSLFTNPESPASAPRRFIGGLTAGALCGWVALAVTARYWYQVPPGQYQVHAGAVALGLFLTGAVTWVLDLREASAYSTALLVHVTGTAQIEYVLSVFLSATIVAGVFVAWRRGVYENRADLLYDSIRGDDRVLVPLLAEEADATAMLAARLAGAHDAGKVVLLDIVDDEAVASVERELIDTDATYSGDAEWLANSTDQPLTQADRDDLEAADFDTETLDDIAEKHAVSAAADRLETDAARIETKVGVPCDVIVAADGDSPADTISRTAKQANCDLIAVPYQERHGGLSPTVKQLFVGDIDVLVHRSQSGRTRWRRILVPARTKGVAHSMIDFATRLAGRTGHVSVCHCIDAEGKRREAEELLADLVETFTGRIETRVAAEGLQSFLAENAPGYDLIIIGSSQDRSPTSRFISPPTFERLEDIETDIAIVDRNYVDDRL encoded by the coding sequence ATGAGTGGGCGCGCAGGCTCGGCCTATCGTGGACTCCGGCGGCGCTTGCGTCAGCAGGCTGGAGCCTTCCGTCGCTGGGTCGAACACACACGGAATCTCGTCCACCTGTCGGTACTGTTCGCGATCCCGCTGTTGATGGGTGTGGTGACGTATCTCTCGAACTCCCTTGCCGTACTCCCGTATCTCTTGTTCCCGCCGCTTGCTTCCGGTTCGTATTCACTGTTCACGAACCCGGAGAGTCCCGCGTCCGCCCCACGTCGGTTCATCGGTGGCCTGACAGCTGGCGCGCTGTGTGGCTGGGTCGCGCTCGCCGTGACGGCTCGCTACTGGTATCAGGTACCGCCGGGGCAGTATCAGGTCCACGCGGGGGCGGTTGCGCTGGGTCTCTTTCTGACCGGTGCTGTCACGTGGGTACTTGATTTGCGGGAGGCATCGGCGTATTCGACGGCCCTGCTCGTTCACGTCACTGGGACGGCACAGATCGAGTACGTCCTGAGTGTCTTTCTGTCCGCGACGATCGTCGCCGGTGTCTTCGTTGCCTGGCGTCGTGGCGTCTACGAGAACCGGGCGGACCTCCTCTACGATTCGATCCGTGGCGACGACCGCGTTCTCGTTCCGTTGCTTGCCGAAGAGGCTGACGCGACAGCGATGCTCGCTGCGAGACTCGCTGGCGCACACGACGCAGGGAAGGTCGTCTTACTCGACATCGTTGACGACGAGGCTGTCGCCAGCGTCGAACGCGAACTCATCGACACCGACGCGACTTACAGTGGCGATGCGGAGTGGCTGGCGAACTCGACCGACCAGCCCTTGACACAAGCGGATCGCGATGATCTCGAAGCGGCCGACTTCGATACCGAGACCCTCGACGATATCGCCGAGAAACATGCCGTTTCGGCCGCGGCGGATCGCCTCGAAACCGATGCTGCCCGTATCGAGACGAAAGTCGGCGTCCCCTGTGACGTGATCGTCGCCGCTGACGGCGACTCGCCGGCAGACACGATCTCCCGCACCGCCAAGCAGGCAAACTGCGACCTGATCGCCGTTCCATATCAGGAACGCCACGGCGGTCTCTCCCCGACAGTCAAACAGCTGTTCGTTGGGGATATTGACGTGCTGGTGCATCGATCCCAGTCAGGGAGAACGCGATGGCGGCGGATTCTGGTTCCGGCCCGGACGAAAGGCGTTGCACACAGCATGATCGACTTCGCGACGCGACTCGCTGGACGGACCGGCCACGTCAGCGTGTGCCATTGTATCGACGCCGAGGGCAAGCGTCGGGAGGCCGAAGAGTTGCTCGCTGACCTCGTCGAGACGTTTACCGGTCGGATCGAGACCCGTGTCGCGGCCGAGGGCCTGCAGTCGTTTCTCGCGGAGAACGCCCCTGGGTACGATCTGATCATCATCGGCTCCAGCCAGGATCGGAGTCCGACGTCGCGGTTCATCTCACCGCCGACATTCGAGCGCCTCGAGGATATCGAGACGGATATCGCGATCGTTGATCGCAATTACGTCGACGATCGGCTGTGA
- the amrB gene encoding AmmeMemoRadiSam system protein B: protein MASTRHPAVAGRFYVRTEPSLREQIEAAFTHEIGPGSVPTATAGPPAITGLVAPHAGLPFSGPLAAHSYAALAKSGTPETVVIIGPNHTGVGAAVAVPGDDEWRTPLGSVPIDNGLRDRTVAETDASVDDRAHASEHAAEVQLPFLQHLYDDFAVLPISLRRQDADVAQALGDVLETHAGEGAVVIASSDFTHYEPHDTAIGRDELALDRIDATDPAGLIETVEREGLSVCGYGAIAAMLWASGADSQVDVLAHATSGDTAGSRDEVVGYASVAVRGGVDDEV from the coding sequence ATGGCTAGCACCCGCCACCCCGCGGTCGCCGGTCGGTTTTACGTCCGCACCGAACCATCCCTCCGCGAGCAGATCGAAGCCGCCTTCACTCACGAAATCGGGCCTGGGTCGGTACCGACGGCGACGGCCGGCCCGCCAGCTATCACTGGACTCGTCGCGCCACATGCCGGCCTGCCGTTCTCCGGTCCACTCGCCGCCCACAGCTACGCGGCGCTCGCAAAGTCGGGGACGCCTGAGACAGTCGTCATCATTGGGCCGAATCACACGGGCGTCGGTGCTGCCGTTGCCGTTCCCGGCGACGACGAGTGGCGAACGCCGCTGGGCTCAGTTCCGATCGACAACGGCCTCCGCGATCGAACTGTCGCCGAAACCGACGCAAGTGTTGATGACCGTGCCCACGCGAGCGAGCACGCCGCTGAGGTCCAACTCCCCTTCCTGCAACACCTCTACGACGATTTTGCGGTACTCCCGATCTCCCTCCGACGACAGGATGCCGACGTGGCCCAAGCACTCGGTGACGTCCTCGAAACACATGCCGGCGAGGGGGCGGTCGTGATCGCCTCGAGTGACTTCACCCACTACGAGCCACACGATACGGCGATCGGGCGTGACGAACTGGCGCTGGATCGGATCGACGCGACCGATCCGGCGGGGCTGATCGAGACCGTCGAGCGTGAGGGACTGTCGGTGTGTGGCTACGGGGCCATCGCCGCGATGCTCTGGGCGAGTGGTGCTGACAGTCAGGTCGACGTGCTCGCACACGCCACCAGCGGCGACACCGCCGGCTCGCGAGACGAAGTAGTCGGGTATGCGTCGGTCGCCGTCCGTGGTGGAGTCGACGACGAAGTCTGA
- a CDS encoding tRNA (N(6)-L-threonylcarbamoyladenosine(37)-C(2))-methylthiotransferase yields the protein MARYHIETYGCTSNRGESQAIERRLRQGGHYPVDDPSRADVAILNTCTVVEKTERNMLRRAAELDEETPADLVITGCMALAQGEAFDDAAVDAEILHWDEVAEYVRNGECPTATPDTDVVLDDVTGILPIARGCLSDCSYCITKQATGTIDSPPVEENVQKARELLDAGARELRITGQDTGVYGLENGERKLPELLTRICELPGEFRVRVGMANPKGVYGMHEELADVFAEHDELYNFLHAPVQSGSDDVLVDMRRRHRTPEFKEIVAAFDERLEYWTLATDFIVGFPTETDADFQQSLDLLRDVEPEKVNVTRFSKRPGTDAAELDGLGGTIKKERSSAMTDLKMDVVGAAHDAMVGEEHTVLLTQDGTEDSLVGYDEAHRQVAIPEAESMGLELGDFVDVEITGHNTVYALGEPIRAVAKTA from the coding sequence ATGGCCCGCTATCACATCGAAACGTATGGGTGTACGTCCAATCGGGGCGAGAGCCAGGCCATCGAGCGGCGGCTCCGCCAGGGCGGCCACTATCCTGTCGATGACCCTTCGCGGGCCGACGTCGCGATCCTCAACACCTGCACTGTCGTCGAGAAGACCGAACGGAACATGCTTCGACGGGCAGCGGAACTCGACGAGGAAACGCCAGCCGACCTCGTGATCACCGGTTGTATGGCACTCGCCCAGGGCGAGGCGTTCGACGATGCCGCCGTCGACGCCGAAATCCTCCACTGGGACGAGGTTGCCGAGTACGTCCGGAACGGCGAGTGTCCGACTGCGACGCCGGACACCGACGTTGTGCTCGACGACGTGACCGGTATTCTCCCGATCGCTCGTGGGTGTCTATCGGATTGCTCGTATTGTATCACCAAGCAGGCGACCGGGACGATCGACTCCCCACCGGTCGAAGAGAACGTCCAGAAGGCCCGGGAACTCTTAGACGCTGGCGCGCGCGAACTCCGGATCACCGGGCAGGACACCGGTGTGTACGGCCTCGAAAACGGCGAGCGAAAGCTCCCGGAACTGCTCACCCGCATCTGTGAGCTCCCGGGCGAGTTCCGCGTCCGAGTCGGCATGGCGAACCCGAAGGGCGTCTACGGCATGCACGAGGAACTCGCCGACGTCTTCGCCGAACACGACGAACTCTACAATTTCCTACATGCGCCGGTTCAGTCAGGCAGCGACGATGTCCTCGTGGACATGCGCCGCCGTCACCGGACGCCGGAATTCAAGGAGATCGTCGCGGCCTTTGACGAAAGACTGGAGTACTGGACGCTCGCGACCGACTTCATCGTCGGCTTCCCGACCGAAACCGACGCGGACTTCCAGCAGTCGCTGGACCTGCTCCGCGACGTCGAACCCGAGAAGGTCAACGTAACACGCTTCTCGAAGCGTCCAGGGACGGACGCCGCCGAGCTGGACGGCCTCGGCGGGACGATCAAGAAGGAGCGGTCCTCGGCGATGACCGACCTGAAGATGGACGTCGTCGGGGCGGCCCACGACGCGATGGTCGGCGAGGAGCACACGGTGTTGCTGACCCAGGACGGCACCGAGGACTCGCTGGTTGGCTACGACGAGGCCCACCGCCAGGTCGCCATCCCGGAGGCCGAATCGATGGGGCTGGAGTTGGGGGACTTCGTCGACGTCGAGATCACCGGTCACAACACCGTCTACGCGCTCGGCGAACCGATCCGCGCCGTCGCGAAGACGGCCTGA
- a CDS encoding DUF63 family protein, which produces MALLPSGLVVPALPYLLVLGLGTLLTTLLLLGFEPPVGKLHVLALLPWMAIGGMAHGFYQIPQPPGLYPEWVGPLFGAPAVYVTTYVVVAAVWLLLILLGTAIGKLDRVVTYLGATGVGVLIVFLGAMVWQGIGPGLSFTPLWPTVAFLISLALTAVIYFLVSLRWTGVVARTGIAGAVVLFAHTFDGVITMIGKDVLEGGERTPIPAMIMDVAGSLPTAPYLGSGWLFLLVKVLLATLVIITFAEYIEERPARGHLLLVIITAVGAGPAVNNFVLFTLG; this is translated from the coding sequence ATGGCACTCCTTCCAAGTGGGCTCGTCGTTCCGGCGCTCCCATATCTGTTGGTACTTGGGCTCGGGACCCTTTTGACGACACTTCTGTTGTTGGGGTTTGAACCCCCGGTGGGGAAACTGCACGTCCTGGCATTACTTCCGTGGATGGCAATCGGGGGGATGGCTCACGGCTTCTATCAGATACCGCAGCCGCCTGGACTGTATCCGGAGTGGGTAGGGCCACTGTTCGGTGCTCCCGCCGTCTACGTGACGACGTACGTCGTCGTCGCCGCCGTCTGGCTGTTGTTGATCCTGCTCGGGACAGCTATCGGCAAGCTGGATCGTGTCGTGACGTATCTCGGCGCGACTGGTGTCGGTGTCCTGATCGTCTTTCTCGGGGCGATGGTCTGGCAGGGGATCGGTCCAGGGCTGTCGTTTACGCCACTCTGGCCAACCGTCGCGTTCCTCATCTCGCTTGCGCTCACGGCAGTCATATACTTCCTGGTGAGTCTCCGCTGGACGGGCGTCGTCGCACGGACCGGGATCGCCGGCGCAGTTGTCCTGTTCGCGCATACATTCGACGGCGTGATTACGATGATCGGCAAGGACGTTCTGGAAGGCGGCGAACGAACGCCGATCCCGGCGATGATCATGGACGTTGCGGGCTCGCTCCCGACAGCCCCCTATCTGGGCTCCGGATGGCTGTTCTTGCTTGTCAAGGTCCTCCTGGCCACGTTGGTCATCATCACCTTCGCCGAATACATCGAGGAGCGCCCGGCCCGCGGGCACCTCTTGCTCGTCATCATCACGGCCGTCGGTGCCGGCCCGGCGGTGAACAATTTCGTCCTGTTCACGCTCGGTTAA
- a CDS encoding PGF-CTERM sorting domain-containing protein: MNDTDSADEAYVSDDGSVILASHGGSAAETAGEFGMNVSDGLVFGSFQQPVETNVTGAFSMAANQSQVNASGSLAMPRPETLQSLDVTVDSETSAENSRADMDLQTTVALPEDSQQLAMMFDQFTTAGSATMTGSSFETQGSAEWSAMTGMEAQEHSLDLQATDQGHVLEVSQSYNVSSFAAEQWNTREKAVQTLEGQFMMVAQMVNGSADFTMDSYNFESGDSGGHLDVEYTVELRGIHDFLRQGLLESLAQSGAFGETTTEDLDVQLDDVAIERVAVDVEINQGSGAASWNVSVDGYDQLALAYMDAVARADDSGMLENQSEQFEKQFAAMEAADLSQTGTWDVTVSTTSDGAVQADASMQQRTENWQAYVSERNARDLPAIGTQQFSFDAATEGEQVVMDGSFLVHQEDMLDQTLQSFEQSFQQSSSMTGIEMNPFARLSAAEFVGSQFDVSVNETLVTADGYAEFGNLSALTSLMDEEVAAGSMQQIYVDAEDETPTTYLRMENMVDSDNPDEATLREHEMITEETTIYLPGEWETQSQSVMVGDSGTETSMLLPMADDDSQQSDDGTQTDEDTETTESSSDDSTDEPTDEMTDGETETTADTNEGETETTEQAPDSTTTGGPGFGIAVSVVALIAVALIGSRRN; this comes from the coding sequence ATGAACGATACGGACTCCGCCGACGAAGCGTATGTCAGTGACGATGGGAGCGTCATACTGGCATCGCACGGTGGGAGTGCTGCTGAGACTGCTGGCGAGTTCGGCATGAACGTCTCCGACGGGCTTGTGTTTGGAAGCTTCCAGCAGCCGGTCGAGACGAACGTGACAGGCGCGTTCAGCATGGCCGCCAACCAGTCGCAGGTCAACGCGTCGGGTTCGCTCGCGATGCCACGGCCTGAAACTCTCCAGTCACTGGACGTGACCGTCGACAGTGAGACCTCGGCCGAAAACTCGCGAGCCGATATGGACCTCCAAACGACCGTCGCCCTCCCGGAGGACTCCCAGCAGCTTGCGATGATGTTCGACCAGTTCACGACCGCCGGCTCGGCCACGATGACCGGGTCGTCCTTCGAGACGCAGGGCAGCGCCGAATGGTCGGCGATGACCGGCATGGAGGCCCAGGAACACTCCCTTGACCTCCAGGCGACTGACCAGGGCCACGTTCTCGAGGTCAGCCAGTCCTACAACGTCAGCTCGTTCGCCGCAGAGCAATGGAACACCCGCGAGAAAGCGGTCCAGACACTCGAAGGGCAGTTCATGATGGTCGCACAGATGGTCAACGGGTCCGCCGACTTCACGATGGACTCGTACAACTTCGAGTCGGGCGATTCCGGTGGCCATCTCGACGTGGAATATACCGTCGAACTGCGTGGTATCCACGACTTCCTCCGCCAGGGGCTGCTCGAGTCCCTCGCACAGAGCGGCGCATTCGGTGAGACCACCACTGAGGATCTCGATGTCCAGCTCGACGACGTCGCGATCGAGCGAGTGGCCGTTGACGTCGAGATCAACCAGGGCTCCGGAGCTGCGAGCTGGAACGTCTCTGTTGATGGGTACGACCAGCTGGCTCTCGCGTACATGGACGCCGTTGCACGTGCCGACGACAGCGGTATGCTCGAAAACCAGTCCGAGCAATTCGAAAAACAGTTCGCCGCCATGGAGGCGGCAGATCTCTCACAGACTGGAACCTGGGACGTCACCGTGTCGACGACATCCGATGGTGCTGTGCAGGCAGACGCCTCGATGCAACAGCGGACCGAGAACTGGCAAGCGTACGTGAGTGAACGGAACGCCCGCGATCTGCCGGCGATCGGTACCCAGCAGTTCAGCTTCGACGCGGCGACTGAGGGCGAGCAGGTCGTGATGGACGGCTCGTTCCTGGTCCATCAGGAGGACATGCTCGATCAGACCCTCCAGAGCTTCGAGCAGAGTTTCCAGCAATCCTCGTCGATGACGGGGATAGAGATGAATCCGTTCGCACGACTCAGCGCGGCCGAGTTCGTCGGCTCACAGTTCGACGTCTCGGTCAATGAAACACTCGTGACTGCCGACGGGTACGCCGAGTTCGGCAACCTCTCGGCGCTCACGTCGCTGATGGATGAAGAGGTGGCCGCCGGCTCGATGCAACAGATCTACGTCGATGCGGAAGATGAGACCCCGACGACGTACCTCCGTATGGAGAACATGGTCGACTCCGATAATCCCGACGAGGCGACGCTCCGAGAACACGAGATGATCACCGAGGAGACGACCATCTACCTCCCCGGCGAGTGGGAGACCCAGTCGCAGTCTGTGATGGTTGGCGACTCGGGCACGGAAACGTCGATGCTGCTGCCGATGGCGGACGACGACAGTCAGCAGTCCGACGACGGGACGCAGACCGACGAAGACACGGAAACGACCGAATCCTCATCTGATGATTCGACTGACGAACCGACCGACGAAATGACCGATGGAGAGACGGAGACGACGGCAGACACGAACGAGGGCGAGACGGAAACGACCGAGCAAGCCCCTGACTCGACTACGACCGGTGGCCCCGGGTTCGGGATTGCCGTCAGCGTCGTTGCCCTCATCGCGGTCGCGCTGATCGGATCGCGTCGCAACTGA